The sequence TCGAAAGACAGCAATATCGTCACGATTCCAATTGGGTATGGAGACGGATATTCTAGGCTACTTAGTAACACGGGTGCAGTGCTGATCAGAGGTAAAAGATATCCCGTTGTTGGAGCCGTGTGTATGGATCAACTGATGATTAATGTGGGGGATGACAAAGTTGAGATCGGGGATGAGGTGGTTTTGATCGGCAGTATGGATAATGAGAGGATCAGTGTAAACGAACTCGCAGATAAGATCGGTACAATTCCTTATGAGATCACTTGCATGATAAATGCCCGCGTCCCGCGATTTTATAAACTAAAATAATGAAGAAAATTTACCTCGACCATAGCGCTACTACGCCTTTAGACAAACGCGTATTTGCGGCAATGCTTCCTTACCTGACTGAAGAATTCGGTAATCCGTCGAGTTTACATGGTTACGGACGTTCAGCCAAGGTAGCTCTTGAAAACGCGCGCGAGAAAGTTGCACAGATGCTGAATTCGAAGTCGAATGAGATCGTATTCACGGCCGGCGGCTCCGAAGCTGATAATTTGGCCATTTTAGGAGTTGCCTATTCTGCACAAGTTCGTGGAAATCATTTCGTAACCAATCGGGCAGAACATCACGCGGTCATCCATTCATTTGCCAGTTTAGAAAAAGACGGATTTGAGGTGACCTACATTCCGTGTGACGAATACGGAATGGTGCACCCGGATGCCGTTGCTAAAGCTATACGCACGGATACGGCGCTGGTTTCTATCATGCATGCGAATAACGAAGTCGGAACAATTAACCCGATTCAGGAAATCGGTGAAATGGTCAAAAAAAACGGAGCCCTGTTTCACGTTGACGCTGTGCAGGCATTTGGGAAAATTCCAATCGATGTTAATCGAATGA is a genomic window of bacterium containing:
- a CDS encoding cysteine desulfurase is translated as MKKIYLDHSATTPLDKRVFAAMLPYLTEEFGNPSSLHGYGRSAKVALENAREKVAQMLNSKSNEIVFTAGGSEADNLAILGVAYSAQVRGNHFVTNRAEHHAVIHSFASLEKDGFEVTYIPCDEYGMVHPDAVAKAIRTDTALVSIMHANNEVGTINPIQEIGEMVKKNGALFHVDAVQAFGKIPIDVNRMNIDLLSMSAHKLYGPKGVGGLFVRNGIKLQPQILGGSQEKGQRAGTENIAGVIGFGEAADLCRMEMTDESARLRSMQDRLSKAICESIPGTQLNGHPDLRLPGHLNISFDGLMGDEILMMLDLNGIAVSTGSACTSGAVTISHVLKAMGLDDNRSRGAVRMTLGRSSEEDDLLYIVDTIRNCVEKMRSA